One Hyphomicrobium sp. CS1GBMeth3 DNA segment encodes these proteins:
- a CDS encoding Hsp20/alpha crystallin family protein has protein sequence MANTQVSKPASAPQRRVPDVFDALHGELDRVFRTFERGWPRWPSLLHGAAMDIALPNIDVHENSNAITIEADLPGLDEKDVSVTLANGVLTIKGERKSAREEKDESYYLSERSFGSFERSLKLPDTVDESNIEARFDKGVLKVIAAKKPGADKAEKKIQIKKG, from the coding sequence ATGGCTAACACTCAAGTCTCGAAACCTGCATCCGCTCCTCAGCGCCGCGTGCCGGATGTGTTTGACGCGCTGCACGGCGAATTGGATCGCGTGTTCCGCACCTTCGAGCGGGGCTGGCCACGTTGGCCGAGCCTGCTTCATGGCGCTGCGATGGATATCGCGCTTCCCAATATCGACGTGCACGAGAACAGCAACGCCATCACGATCGAAGCCGATTTGCCGGGGCTCGACGAGAAGGACGTCTCAGTGACGCTTGCCAACGGCGTGCTCACGATCAAGGGCGAGCGCAAGAGCGCGCGCGAGGAGAAGGATGAGAGCTACTATCTGAGCGAGCGCAGCTTCGGCAGCTTCGAGCGTTCGCTAAAGCTTCCCGACACTGTCGACGAGAGCAACATCGAGGCCCGCTTCGACAAAGGCGTGCTCAAGGTCATCGCGGCGAAAAAGCCCGGCGCTGACAAGGCGGAGAAGAAGATCCAGATCAAAAAAGGCTAG
- a CDS encoding MlaD family protein, protein METQARYTLVGAFVLAATLAVFAFVYWLLNTGGLGDRQIFQVRFQSSISGLLKGSSVLFNGIRVGEVTDIQLSADAPKDVLVTIAVDRSAPVRADTTVNVDFQGLTGAPIIELKGGDPGAAPLTAAAGAAVPLLQASPESTQSLTQSARGTLNRLDKVIDDNSAALHDAITGISNFAGVLSRNSERIDGILAGLERFAGGGKAKPGIYNLTALPASKDCSEPTRQLLVVPEPAAPMAFNSDRVVIVGDPPEDAPFEKAQFTDNIPAVVQSKVIESLEGTGCFGSITRPLDTLEPSDQLQAEIRQFAVVLKPEPKAEVEITVKLVSAGGKIEGSRVFHESAPLAAIDAPSAIAALDGAFGKVLGDAVPWFSKLPPSEEPAKDDSSNATPDDVPEPPAP, encoded by the coding sequence ATGGAAACACAGGCCCGTTACACCCTGGTCGGAGCCTTTGTGCTCGCTGCGACGCTGGCGGTCTTTGCCTTCGTCTACTGGCTGCTCAACACCGGAGGGCTTGGCGACCGCCAGATCTTCCAGGTCCGCTTCCAGAGCTCGATATCCGGATTGCTCAAAGGCTCGAGCGTCCTCTTCAACGGCATCCGCGTCGGCGAGGTGACAGATATCCAGCTCTCTGCCGACGCACCCAAAGACGTGCTCGTCACGATCGCCGTCGACCGCTCGGCTCCCGTGCGGGCCGACACGACCGTCAACGTCGATTTCCAAGGCCTCACTGGTGCACCGATCATCGAGCTGAAGGGCGGCGATCCCGGTGCCGCACCGCTTACGGCTGCCGCGGGCGCAGCGGTGCCGCTCCTCCAGGCGAGCCCCGAGAGCACCCAAAGCCTCACACAATCGGCACGCGGCACGCTGAATCGCCTCGACAAGGTCATCGACGACAACAGTGCCGCTCTGCACGACGCCATTACCGGCATCAGCAATTTCGCGGGCGTTCTCTCGCGCAATTCTGAGCGCATCGACGGTATCCTGGCCGGACTCGAGCGCTTCGCGGGCGGCGGCAAGGCCAAGCCCGGCATCTATAACCTGACCGCACTTCCCGCCTCAAAAGACTGCTCCGAGCCGACGCGCCAACTGCTCGTCGTGCCCGAGCCCGCCGCCCCGATGGCGTTCAACTCGGACCGGGTCGTGATCGTCGGAGATCCGCCGGAGGACGCCCCGTTCGAGAAGGCACAATTCACCGACAACATTCCGGCGGTCGTGCAGTCCAAGGTCATTGAGAGCCTTGAGGGGACCGGCTGCTTCGGCTCCATCACACGCCCGCTCGACACGCTGGAGCCGAGCGACCAACTTCAGGCCGAGATCCGCCAGTTCGCGGTCGTCTTGAAGCCCGAGCCCAAGGCCGAAGTCGAGATCACAGTCAAGCTTGTGAGCGCAGGTGGAAAGATCGAAGGCTCGCGCGTCTTCCACGAGAGCGCCCCGCTTGCGGCCATCGACGCACCATCCGCCATAGCCGCCCTCGACGGCGCCTTCGGCAAGGTGCTGGGCGATGCCGTGCCGTGGTTTTCGAAACTGCCGCCCTCCGAGGAGCCTGCCAAGGACGATAGCAGCAACGCTACGCCCGACGATGTCCCCGAGCCGCCAGCCCCCTGA
- a CDS encoding ATP-binding cassette domain-containing protein — MTNDAIISVRDLVVGFGRRTVLNGVSFDVRRGEVFGFVGGSGSGKSVLLRTIIGLIPRRAGSIEVLGTRLDTATRQQRLEVERQWGILFQQGALFSSLTALENVQFPMREYLDLPQRLMDEMAATKLDMVGLRKADHDKLPSELSGGMTKRVALARALALDPELVFLDEPTSGLDPIAAGDFDALIRTLQQTLGLTVFMITHDLESLYTICDRIGALADGRVVATGSIEDMLASDHPWVRSYFRGRRATAQNARFANIEP; from the coding sequence ATGACCAACGACGCCATCATCTCCGTGCGCGACCTCGTGGTGGGCTTCGGCCGCCGCACGGTGCTGAACGGCGTCTCATTCGACGTGCGCCGCGGCGAGGTGTTCGGCTTCGTCGGCGGCTCGGGCAGCGGCAAGTCTGTGCTGCTCCGCACCATCATTGGCCTCATCCCGCGCCGCGCCGGCTCCATCGAGGTGCTGGGCACGCGCCTCGATACCGCGACACGCCAGCAGCGGCTCGAGGTCGAGCGCCAGTGGGGCATCCTCTTCCAGCAGGGTGCGCTGTTCTCGTCGCTCACCGCCCTCGAGAACGTGCAGTTCCCGATGCGCGAATATCTCGACCTTCCCCAGCGCCTCATGGACGAGATGGCCGCTACCAAGCTCGACATGGTCGGCCTGCGTAAGGCGGACCATGACAAGCTTCCGTCGGAGCTGTCAGGCGGCATGACCAAGCGCGTCGCACTCGCCCGCGCGCTGGCCCTTGATCCCGAATTGGTCTTTCTCGACGAACCGACCTCGGGCCTCGACCCGATCGCGGCCGGCGACTTCGACGCCCTGATCCGCACCTTGCAGCAGACGCTGGGCCTCACCGTCTTCATGATTACCCATGACCTCGAAAGCCTGTACACGATCTGCGACCGCATCGGCGCTCTCGCCGACGGCCGCGTCGTCGCCACCGGCTCGATCGAGGACATGCTCGCGAGCGACCACCCGTGGGTCCGCTCATACTTCCGCGGCCGTCGCGCCACCGCGCAGAACGCCCGCTTTGCCAACATAGAGCCTTGA
- a CDS encoding ABC transporter permease has translation MGSPPSLIARPAAGRIELAAAGSWTVDHARNLDVLIEETVRATPADQAVTIDVHNVTALDTYGAWLLERLLRSRDSGPEAHLDGLPERYRALYDEIHSTERGPAHQRSGGSILQSVSELGRATARFGQELLTFAAMLGAVVLAIARIFTNPRSFRFTSTVHHLDRVGWQAVPIMLLITFLIGCIIAQQGFFHFRKFGADAYVVDMVGILVLREIGVLIIAIMIAGRSGSAYTAELGSMKMREEIDALRTMGRDPVEVLILPRIIALIIALPILTFLGSMAALYGGGLVAWAYGGMSPDIYIERLREAVSLTHFEVGMIKAPFMALVIGIVACTQGLAVKGSAESLGRETTASVVKSIFLVIVLDGLFAVFFAAIDM, from the coding sequence ATGGGTTCGCCCCCGTCCCTGATCGCGCGCCCGGCAGCGGGGCGGATCGAGCTGGCCGCTGCCGGTTCGTGGACCGTAGACCATGCCCGCAACCTCGACGTGCTGATCGAGGAGACCGTACGCGCAACCCCCGCCGACCAAGCGGTGACCATCGACGTGCACAATGTCACCGCGCTCGATACCTACGGCGCGTGGCTCCTCGAAAGGCTTCTGCGCAGCCGCGACTCCGGTCCCGAAGCCCACCTCGACGGACTGCCAGAGCGCTACCGCGCGCTATACGACGAGATCCACAGCACGGAACGCGGCCCGGCCCACCAGCGCAGCGGCGGCTCGATCCTGCAGTCGGTGAGCGAGCTTGGCCGCGCCACGGCGCGTTTCGGCCAGGAGCTTTTGACCTTCGCCGCCATGCTTGGCGCCGTCGTGCTTGCCATCGCGCGCATCTTCACCAATCCACGCAGCTTCCGCTTCACGTCCACGGTCCACCACCTCGACCGTGTCGGCTGGCAGGCGGTGCCGATCATGCTGCTGATCACCTTCCTGATCGGCTGCATCATTGCCCAGCAGGGCTTCTTCCATTTCCGGAAGTTCGGGGCCGATGCCTACGTCGTCGACATGGTCGGAATTCTCGTGCTGCGCGAGATCGGCGTGTTGATCATCGCCATCATGATCGCCGGGCGCTCTGGCAGCGCCTACACCGCCGAACTCGGCTCCATGAAAATGCGCGAGGAAATCGACGCCCTGCGCACCATGGGCCGCGATCCGGTCGAAGTGCTGATCCTGCCGCGCATCATCGCCCTCATCATTGCGCTACCGATCCTGACCTTCCTCGGCTCCATGGCCGCGCTTTACGGCGGCGGCCTCGTGGCCTGGGCTTACGGAGGCATGAGCCCGGACATCTACATCGAGCGGCTGCGCGAAGCCGTCTCGCTCACCCATTTCGAGGTCGGCATGATCAAGGCGCCGTTCATGGCGCTGGTGATCGGCATCGTGGCCTGCACACAGGGCCTCGCCGTTAAGGGCAGCGCCGAGTCGCTCGGCCGCGAGACGACGGCCTCGGTCGTGAAATCGATCTTCCTTGTCATCGTGCTGGATGGCCTGTTTGCCGTCTTCTTCGCCGCCATCGATATGTAG
- a CDS encoding GNAT family N-acetyltransferase has product MTSRLVIRNRAYSDELRKAASSIEQASWSALGYLNYTRAHYELYTELIEKYPDYQLCLVDEETDYPVAVFNSVPLSYNGSGDLPQEGWDWVVETGARPKGPHTVLGGLAMSIPAVHRAKGYGRRMLRAMRELAESKGLRAVFAAVRPSSKARHPWVGIDDYVTWTDGKGRAFDPWLRSHLSSGGKLLGPCKRSMVVEEPIGFWETWAKTEYAQSGSYVIDGALVPLNIDLERGVGRYEEPNIWVTYAC; this is encoded by the coding sequence ATGACGTCTCGCCTCGTAATCCGTAACCGCGCCTACAGTGATGAGTTAAGAAAAGCCGCGAGTTCCATAGAGCAGGCGTCGTGGAGTGCGTTAGGTTATCTCAACTACACGCGCGCCCATTATGAGCTCTATACTGAGCTTATTGAGAAATATCCTGACTATCAGCTTTGCTTGGTCGACGAAGAGACCGACTATCCTGTCGCTGTCTTCAACAGCGTGCCATTGAGCTACAACGGCTCCGGCGATCTTCCTCAGGAGGGATGGGATTGGGTTGTAGAGACTGGCGCACGGCCGAAGGGTCCGCACACCGTCCTCGGCGGTCTCGCCATGTCGATCCCGGCCGTGCATCGCGCCAAGGGCTACGGCCGTAGGATGCTCCGCGCCATGCGCGAGCTGGCCGAATCAAAAGGCCTGCGCGCCGTGTTCGCGGCCGTAAGGCCCTCCTCGAAAGCACGCCACCCCTGGGTCGGCATCGACGATTATGTGACCTGGACCGATGGCAAAGGCCGCGCCTTCGATCCCTGGTTGCGCAGCCATCTGTCCTCGGGTGGCAAGCTGCTCGGCCCCTGCAAACGGTCCATGGTGGTCGAGGAGCCAATCGGGTTCTGGGAGACTTGGGCCAAGACCGAATATGCCCAATCCGGCTCTTATGTCATTGATGGCGCGCTCGTTCCCCTGAATATCGACCTCGAGCGAGGGGTCGGCCGCTACGAAGAGCCCAATATCTGGGTCACGTACGCCTGCTGA
- a CDS encoding EAL domain-containing protein: MLLGDASNLYEGDLRRLTRIIRAAITFFGLLLLAVIAFAGWSANKAATDIERTLVENALNQSIAAVLNGQKSVAWWDEAVTNTADGALNLDFADAEFGIYLTETYGHNEIFVLDARDQPIYAYLDEGRAAPETYNGRRAIIAPIVAEARHGTADSRLRARSDEFGRAQMSYKILSRAVKSARWAGHIVSVNGKPAVVGVITIIPNVDLTLLETPSKLLISISYINEEFISKIARTLLLPDLKLTPEPIQASGLYVQPFMGDDGKVDGYLSWTTRRPGQVLLTVILPLVACGVFATGLLSSHMFGRLKRASDELTQREARARHAAKHDALSGLPNRQHLIEEVDAKLGAPEFGTNGQQIVAAYLDIDRFKDINDTLGHETGDKLIKAVSKRLAARLRAHDFLARFGGDEFAVLSMSPDVDADTRLAARIASAFEEPFAIEGQSIRVTASVGIARAPDHGRSADELMRHADIALYEAKSQGRDRAMTFSSDMARQVETRRSIEVDLRTAIEREELKLFYQPIISCRTGAIVGAEALLRWRHPLRGEISPATFIPIAEISGLMPSLGTWMLERAFQDAKRWPDLELAVNLSPVQFNQTDLQATLRRLTTEHDVAPNRIVLEITEGVLLEATDQTKAVLQGLQEMGFRTALDDFGTGYSSLAYLCNFKFDKIKIDRSFVSNVSNALTSRAIVQSVASLGRGLGMQIVAEGVETEYEAVMMSHFGCTELQGYFFSKPIPAADLSTLLEKFEPRHMVPFSDLQTVDPPRSATA; this comes from the coding sequence ATGTTGCTTGGCGACGCATCCAATCTTTACGAAGGAGATCTCCGCCGTCTGACGCGGATTATTCGTGCGGCCATCACTTTCTTCGGCCTGCTTTTGCTCGCGGTGATTGCGTTTGCGGGTTGGTCTGCGAACAAGGCGGCAACGGATATCGAGCGCACACTGGTCGAAAATGCGCTTAATCAGAGCATTGCCGCTGTGCTCAACGGGCAAAAGAGCGTGGCCTGGTGGGATGAGGCTGTCACGAACACCGCAGACGGTGCGCTCAATCTCGATTTCGCGGATGCGGAGTTCGGGATCTATTTGACCGAGACTTACGGGCACAACGAGATCTTTGTTCTCGATGCTCGCGATCAACCAATCTACGCATACCTGGATGAAGGGCGCGCTGCGCCCGAGACTTACAATGGACGGCGAGCCATTATCGCGCCGATTGTTGCTGAAGCGCGCCATGGCACTGCAGATTCCCGCTTACGCGCGCGTTCCGATGAGTTCGGTCGCGCTCAGATGAGCTACAAAATCCTGTCGCGCGCGGTGAAGTCGGCGCGCTGGGCTGGCCACATCGTATCGGTGAATGGGAAGCCGGCTGTTGTCGGCGTCATCACCATCATCCCGAACGTCGATCTCACTTTGTTGGAGACGCCATCCAAGCTTCTGATCAGCATCAGCTATATCAATGAAGAGTTCATCTCGAAGATCGCCCGTACCCTGCTTCTGCCGGATCTTAAATTGACTCCCGAGCCGATCCAGGCAAGCGGCCTGTATGTTCAGCCGTTCATGGGCGACGACGGGAAAGTGGACGGCTATCTCTCGTGGACCACGCGCAGGCCGGGGCAAGTGCTGTTGACCGTGATCCTTCCGTTGGTGGCGTGTGGGGTGTTTGCGACCGGCCTTCTGTCCAGCCACATGTTCGGGCGCCTGAAGCGTGCTTCCGATGAACTCACCCAGCGTGAGGCTCGGGCCCGCCATGCCGCCAAGCACGACGCGCTTTCGGGGCTGCCCAATCGCCAGCATCTAATCGAGGAGGTCGATGCCAAGCTTGGTGCCCCAGAGTTTGGGACCAATGGGCAACAGATCGTCGCGGCCTATCTCGACATCGACAGGTTCAAGGATATCAACGACACGCTTGGTCACGAGACCGGCGACAAGTTGATCAAGGCCGTTTCAAAGCGTCTCGCCGCGCGCCTTCGTGCCCATGACTTCCTGGCCCGTTTCGGCGGCGACGAATTCGCAGTTCTCAGCATGTCGCCCGACGTGGATGCGGACACGCGTCTCGCTGCGCGCATCGCGAGTGCCTTCGAGGAGCCGTTTGCAATCGAAGGGCAGTCGATCCGCGTCACCGCCTCGGTTGGCATTGCCAGGGCACCGGATCATGGGCGCTCTGCCGACGAGCTCATGCGACACGCCGATATCGCGCTCTACGAAGCCAAGAGCCAAGGGCGTGACAGGGCGATGACTTTCTCCAGCGATATGGCGAGGCAAGTCGAGACGCGTCGCTCGATCGAGGTGGACCTGCGCACGGCCATCGAGCGTGAAGAGCTCAAGCTATTCTATCAGCCGATTATTTCCTGCCGCACCGGCGCGATCGTTGGTGCGGAGGCCCTTCTGCGTTGGCGTCATCCGCTGCGCGGGGAGATCTCGCCGGCAACCTTCATTCCGATCGCCGAGATTTCGGGCCTCATGCCGAGCCTTGGGACGTGGATGCTCGAACGAGCGTTCCAGGACGCGAAGCGTTGGCCTGACCTCGAGCTAGCAGTCAATCTATCGCCGGTCCAGTTCAATCAGACGGATCTGCAGGCCACGCTGCGCCGCCTCACGACAGAACACGATGTCGCTCCAAACCGGATCGTGCTCGAGATCACGGAGGGTGTGCTGCTAGAGGCGACGGACCAGACCAAAGCCGTTCTGCAAGGTTTGCAGGAGATGGGCTTCCGTACCGCGCTCGACGATTTCGGTACGGGCTACTCGAGCTTGGCATATCTCTGCAATTTCAAGTTCGACAAGATTAAAATCGACCGGTCGTTCGTCTCCAACGTGTCAAATGCGCTGACATCTCGCGCGATCGTGCAGTCCGTTGCTTCTCTTGGGCGCGGCCTTGGTATGCAGATCGTCGCCGAGGGCGTGGAGACCGAGTACGAAGCTGTCATGATGAGCCATTTCGGCTGCACGGAGCTGCAGGGCTACTTCTTCTCTAAGCCCATTCCGGCGGCCGATCTCAGCACGCTGCTCGAAAAGTTCGAGCCGCGGCATATGGTGCCGTTTTCTGATCTGCAAACGGTTGATCCACCCCGCAGCGCGACGGCTTGA